The genomic stretch CTCGTCGGCGGGCACCCGACGGTCGCGGAGCACCTGCTCGAACGCCGTCGTGTCCGGGGCGTAGACGACGAGAAGCTTGTGGGCGTCGAACTGAACCTCGAGGGGGTGCTCGGGGTGCATCACGGCGATGCCGGTGCACCCGTCGTCGAGGAGGACGTCGTCGTACTCCCAGAGCACGCTTTCGAGCACCGTCCGCTCGATCCCGTGGCGGACGAGGTCGACGTGGCCGCTCCGCGGCCGGTCGTGCGACGTCTCGAGGATGACGTCGCACTCGCCACCGATCGGCTCGAGAAGGTCGAGGAACGTGTCGAACAGCGCTTCGCTCGAGACCGACGCCACGAGGGCCTGCAACTGCCCGCCACGGGGATCGACGTAGCGGTCGTGACGGTAGCCGGCGCGCGGCACGACCTCCAGCGGCCAGCCGGGCCGGATCGCGTCGGTGAGGGTGAACCGACCGTAACGGCGACGGGCGAGGTGCGCCTCGAGCGCCGCCGACCCGGTGTCGGGGGCAAGGCCGGCAGGAAGGAGGGGCGACGGCAGGGGCATGATCGGCTCCGGACGAGCGGGGCGGGCGGCGGTCGAGGACCGCCCGTGCATAACCCTAGGACACGCTCCGCGGCCATGCGCCGCGGATTCACCCGACCCCGCCGCCGCTCGTTGCCCCGCGCGGTGGCCGTGCCGCATAATCCGCGGTTTTCCCACCGGGAGGTTCGCCGTCATGGAAGGCAAAATCGTCGCCACCGGGATCACCTTCGACGACGTCCTCCTCGTTCCCCGCCATTCGGCGGTCGTGCCCGCCGAGGTGGACGTCTCCACCCACCTCACCCGTGGCATCCGCCTCACGATCCCGATCGTGAGCTCGCCGATGGACACGGTGACCGAGAGCGAGATGGCGATCGCCCTCGCCCAGGAAGGCGGCCTCGGGGTGATCCACAAGAACCTCTCCGTCGAGCGGCAGGCGGAGGAGGTCGACAAGGTCAAGCGCAGTGCCAACGGGATCATCGTCGATCCCGTCACCCTCCCCCCCGAGGCGACCGTCGACCGGGCCCGGGAGGTGATGGATCAGCACAACATTTCCGGCGTGCCGATCACCGTCGCGGGGCGGAAGCTCGTCGGGATCATCACGCGCCGCGACCTGCGCTTCCTCGAGCGGGGCGACACGCCGATCGCCGACATCATGACCCGGACCGGGCTGGTGACCGCGACCGGGGCGGTGTCGCTCGACGAGGCCGAGAAGATCCTGATGGCCAACAAGGTGGAAAAGCTGCTCCTCGTCGACGGCGGAGGGCTGCTCACCGGGCTGATCACGATCAAGGACATCGACATGATGAAGCGGTTCCCCAACGCCTGCAAGGACCGGCAGGGCCGGCTGCGGGTCGGGGCCGCGGTCGGCGTGTTCGACTTCGAGCGCGTCGAGAGCCTGATTTCCAAGGGGGTCGACATGGTCGTCGTCGACAGCGCCCATGGCCATTCGACCAACGTCATCGAGACCGTCGCGGCGATCAAGAGACGCTGGGCAATCGAGGTCGTCGCCGGAAACGTGGCAACCCGGGAAGGCTGTCGCGACCTGATCCAGGCCGGCGCCGATGGGGTCAAAGTCGGGATCGGTCCCGGGTCGATCTGTACCACGCGGATCATCTCCGGCGTCGGCGTTCCCCAGATCACGGCGGTCTGGGAAGCGGCGCAGGAGGGGGCCGCCGCCGGGGTTCCGGTGATCGCCGACGGAGGGATCCGCTACTCGGGAGACATCACCAAGGCGATCGCGGCCGGAGCCCACTGCTGCATGATCGGCGGGCTCTTGGCCGGTACCGCGGAAAGCCCGGGGCAGACCGTCCTCTTCCAGGGGCGGACCTTCAAGGCCTACCGCGGGATGGGGTCGCTCGGAGCGATGGTCCAGGGATCGAGCGAGCGCTACCGTCAGCGAGCCACCGGCCGCGGCCGCGACAAACTGGTGCCGGAGGGCGTCGAGGGACGCGTCCCCTTCAAGGGGCCGCTCAGCTCGTTCGTCTATCAGCTCGTGGGCGGGCTGCGAGCCGGCATGGGGTATTGCGGCACGCGGAACATCGAAGAACTCCGGCGCGACGGGCGCTTCATCCAGGTCTCGGCGGCCGCCGTCCGCGAAAGCCATCCCCATGACATCGCGATCACGCAGGAAGCCCCGAATTACTCGGTGGAGCACAAGCAGGGGGACTGACGTCAGGGCGCTGGTCGTGGCCCTGGCAGCGGGCCTGCCCTCCCTGGCCGCCGCGGCACTGTTCGATTCCCCCGAGCCGGCGACCACGGCCCGGACGTCGGCCGACCGGGTGGCCCCGCGGGCCGACGGCACCGACACCCCGCGCGGGAGCGCGGCAGGCGCGACGGACGGCCGACGGACCGGTGCGCGGGCGGGGACCACCGAGCAGCCGCGCGACGCCAATCGCGACGCCAAGCAGGCCAAGCGCGACGCCAAGAAGGATCCCTGTGCCGAGGCCGACAAGGCCTGCGCCGAGGCCCTCGCCCTCGCCCACGACGACGACCTGGCGTCGATCGACCTCGACATCCGCGTGCGCGGGAAGGCGGGCAACGATTATCCGTGCGAGTGCCGGCTGGAGGGGCAATCGTTCGAGCCGCGTCGCTTCGCTTCGACGACGATGACCTGGAAGGCGACCGGCGTCTGCCACAAGCCGCTGTACTTCGAGGATTGGAACCTCGAACGCTACGGCCACAGCTACGGCTGCCTTGCCGATCCGTTCGTGTCAGCCGCCCACTTCTTCGTCACCCTCCCCGTCCTGCCCTACAAGGCGGGGGTCGAACTGCCGTGGGAATGCGTCTATCCGCTCGGCTACTACCGGCCGGGGAGCTGCGCCCCGTGGACCTGCCCGGCGCCGCCGATCAGCCCGCGCGGATTCGCCGTCCAGGCGGCGACGGTCACGGGGCTGGTGTTCCTGCTCCCCTGACCGGGCGTGGAACCGGACCCGGGGCCGTCTCAAGAGGGCTTGCGGACGGTGGCGATGTAGGCGTAGCGGCGGGCGACAGACTCGAACGTCACCTCGGCCCGGCCGACGCGCCCGAGGGCCGTCAGGGCCTCGTGAACCTCGGGCCGGTAATGGACGTGGAACAGCGCCAGCCAGCGCTTGAGGCCGGCGGCAAACAGCCGCGGCAACTCCTTCTGGTCCCAGAAGTCGACGATCAGCATCAGCCCGCCTGGACGGAGCGCGGCGAGCGCGGCCTCGATCGCCCCGGGCCAGGTCGGCACCATCGACAGGCAGTAGGAGAAGAACACGGTGTCGAACGGCTCGCGACGCCCGAAGGTGCGTGCCGGATCGAGTTCCTCGGCGAGACCCTGCCGGAGGACGATCTCCCGGCCGGGGCCCTGTGCGAGTCCGGCGCGGGCGATGCTGGCCGCTGCGGTCTCGAGCATTTCCTGCGAGGCATCGAGGCCGTACAGCCGCCCCGGTTCCCGGCGCCCCGCCAGACGGATCAGGTTGCGGGCGGTGCCGCAGCCGACTTCGAGCGTGGCAGTGTCCGGGCCGGTCGGCACCCGCGCGAGCAATTGGTCACGGCCGAGCAGGTAATAGCGCCGCGTGGCGTCGTAGACGTGCCGCGTCATGCGGTACATCCGGTCCATCGCCGCGGCCTGGTCGGCGCGGTGCGGGGCATCCCCTCCGCCGATCGCAACGCCGCTCATGAAACTCCCGTCGGTGCGGGCACCTTCTCGTAGAGGTGGAACATCCCGTAGATCGCCGAGCGATCCTGCCCGTGAAGGCGGCGCGAGCGTTCGGGACGATAGGCGAAGTGGGCGGCCGTGGCGGGCTCGAGGGCAGTCTCGACCGGGGACTTCTCCCCCGCGGTGCGGAAGATCACCCGTGTCTGGTCGCTGCCGACACGGGCGATTTCCCCCCACAGCTCGTCGATCACGCGCGGCGGCATCCAGTCTTGGCTGTCGAGAAGGATGAACCCGTTGAGGCTGCCCGGGGGCGCGGTGCCGAGGTAGTCGGTGAGCGAGGCGACGTGGGTCTCGACGCGGTCGACGGTCTCGCGGAGCGTCTCGAAGTTCTCCGCCTTGAGGTAGTCGGGGACGGCGCGGCGGTTCTCGTGGTCGTAGCGGCGCCCGAAGGCCTGCCAGGCGAAGTAGTTGTCGTCGAGGGGAAAGCCGCAGGCGAGGCGCTTGACGCGCTCGCGGTAGGTGTCGAACAGCCGGGCGCCGTTGTTGCCGCTCTCCTCGAGCATCGCCGCGTGCTGGCTGGGCGGAATGCCGAGGCTGTAGACCGCGACCGGCTGGCGACCGAGCCAGCGGATGATGCTGTTGCGGAACAGCGGATCGAAGACCTCGTCGAAGATCCGCTCCTGGTCGGACTGGGTGCGGGCCGTGAGCAGCCGCGACGGATCGCGGCGGATCGTCCGCGCCAGTCCGTGGACGACACGGAAGAACTGCCCGAGCTTCGCCTGGTTGTACAGGCCCCGGTGGAAGTAGGTGATCCGCTTCGGGCCGATCTTCCTCCCCGGCCAGTCGCTCGTCTCCCAGAAGGAGCGCGTCAGCGGATCGAGATGGGGGCGGAGGTAGCGTTCGTAGTTGGCGACGTTGTCGTCGTGCCGGCCGTGGCCGAAGAAGTTGTAGAACGACTCGTGGTCGGGGAGGTGGCGGACCGCGGCGAGCTTGAGCCGCAGCAGCGCCATGTGATTGGCGTTGAGATCGACGGCGACGATCTTCGCCGGGCGGTGGACGAGGTAGTTGAGGACGTTGCAGCCGCCGCTGGAGATCGTCAGGAGGCGCGAGTGGGGGCCGAGGCCGAGCGCCTCGGCGTCGACCCGCGGATCCTCCCAGATCTGGTTGTAGACGAATCCCCGAAACCAAAGCGTGAACATCCGCTCGAGCATCCCGCGCTTGCTGGCCAGGCGGTGATGGTGTACGGCCTTGCGGAGCCGGGCCTGGTTGCCCGGGAGCGTCGAAGGGAGCGGAGCTTGCGTCGTCGTCGAGGCCATGGGTGCGATTCCGGCGGAAGGGGTGGGGATCGCGGCCACGTGTGACGCTTTGGGTGGCGGTTTCGGTCCCGCGGCCAGTGTACCGGGGGGATCGAATTGGAGCCGTTGGCTCTTCCCCGCCGTGTGGGGATTGCCAAGCCGTGACCGTGCCGGTCAGGCAGGCTGTCGGGGTGACGGCGGCGCACGCGACGGAAAACCACGGCAACGGCGCCGATCGGGGCCGGCCCCCGATCCACCGGCCTGCGCCCGGTTCGGCGCCGCGGGAGTGGCGTCGCAGTCGCCGGGTGTCAGCGGTTGGGCAGTGCCGGCACCACCGGCGGGGGCGCGGTCTGGTCGATCGTCGCGGTCAGCGTCCGGGTGGCAGCCGACAATTCGCGGCCGAGGGCCACGATGGCCTGCTCCGCGTCGGCCAGCTCGCGGCCAGCCGCCTCGGTCCGGGCCTCGAACGAGTCCGCGGCCCGTGACGCCGCCTCCACGTCGGCCCGCCACTCGGTCTGGTCGGCCTCGAGATCGGCCAACTCCTGCCGGCGGATGCCCAACTCCATCTCGGCATTGGTCCGCGCCTTGGCGAGCTGTTCGCTCATCGAGCGGATCGACGCGATGTCGTCGCGGAGGATCTGGCGGGTGACGATCAAGCCACGGGCGGCCACGGGCAGCGCGACTCCGGCGGCATCGTAGGTGCCGGCGCCACGCAG from Planctomycetota bacterium encodes the following:
- the guaB gene encoding IMP dehydrogenase, with protein sequence MEGKIVATGITFDDVLLVPRHSAVVPAEVDVSTHLTRGIRLTIPIVSSPMDTVTESEMAIALAQEGGLGVIHKNLSVERQAEEVDKVKRSANGIIVDPVTLPPEATVDRAREVMDQHNISGVPITVAGRKLVGIITRRDLRFLERGDTPIADIMTRTGLVTATGAVSLDEAEKILMANKVEKLLLVDGGGLLTGLITIKDIDMMKRFPNACKDRQGRLRVGAAVGVFDFERVESLISKGVDMVVVDSAHGHSTNVIETVAAIKRRWAIEVVAGNVATREGCRDLIQAGADGVKVGIGPGSICTTRIISGVGVPQITAVWEAAQEGAAAGVPVIADGGIRYSGDITKAIAAGAHCCMIGGLLAGTAESPGQTVLFQGRTFKAYRGMGSLGAMVQGSSERYRQRATGRGRDKLVPEGVEGRVPFKGPLSSFVYQLVGGLRAGMGYCGTRNIEELRRDGRFIQVSAAAVRESHPHDIAITQEAPNYSVEHKQGD
- a CDS encoding class I SAM-dependent methyltransferase, with protein sequence MSGVAIGGGDAPHRADQAAAMDRMYRMTRHVYDATRRYYLLGRDQLLARVPTGPDTATLEVGCGTARNLIRLAGRREPGRLYGLDASQEMLETAAASIARAGLAQGPGREIVLRQGLAEELDPARTFGRREPFDTVFFSYCLSMVPTWPGAIEAALAALRPGGLMLIVDFWDQKELPRLFAAGLKRWLALFHVHYRPEVHEALTALGRVGRAEVTFESVARRYAYIATVRKPS
- a CDS encoding DUF3419 family protein yields the protein MASTTTQAPLPSTLPGNQARLRKAVHHHRLASKRGMLERMFTLWFRGFVYNQIWEDPRVDAEALGLGPHSRLLTISSGGCNVLNYLVHRPAKIVAVDLNANHMALLRLKLAAVRHLPDHESFYNFFGHGRHDDNVANYERYLRPHLDPLTRSFWETSDWPGRKIGPKRITYFHRGLYNQAKLGQFFRVVHGLARTIRRDPSRLLTARTQSDQERIFDEVFDPLFRNSIIRWLGRQPVAVYSLGIPPSQHAAMLEESGNNGARLFDTYRERVKRLACGFPLDDNYFAWQAFGRRYDHENRRAVPDYLKAENFETLRETVDRVETHVASLTDYLGTAPPGSLNGFILLDSQDWMPPRVIDELWGEIARVGSDQTRVIFRTAGEKSPVETALEPATAAHFAYRPERSRRLHGQDRSAIYGMFHLYEKVPAPTGVS